One window from the genome of Pseudomonadota bacterium encodes:
- a CDS encoding NAD(P)-dependent oxidoreductase — protein MLRIAGVNGYIGAKIALDFLQKGNKIIGLDSRYENVSSLANNPHFQFFKTDITNATTLPDEVREADILVHCAALVHKQSSDLSRENYFRVNCEGTKNILNFLDKGRLKQIIFLSTVSVYGDISNNVAPDENTPTNPEDFYGESKLAAENAIRGFSEKYHIPYTIFRLVPVYGDLFLLNINKRIYLPGKIAFYKIGAGRQCLSLVSVNNVVDIVAACINNPLFFNETFIVKDVEDYSINGIIATFKDMYSQRGKPVVRIPLCIPETAFKLLGLVMPEKAKFYEYQLKKIAKDAVYSGGKLRSRVQLKWNIKNTLKQLSR, from the coding sequence TTGTTACGTATAGCAGGTGTTAATGGATACATTGGAGCGAAAATTGCCTTAGATTTTTTACAAAAAGGCAACAAGATAATCGGACTTGATTCGCGTTACGAGAATGTCTCCTCCTTAGCTAATAATCCCCATTTCCAATTTTTTAAAACCGATATTACTAACGCCACAACATTGCCCGATGAAGTCAGAGAGGCTGATATTCTGGTTCACTGTGCCGCACTTGTGCATAAGCAATCATCTGATTTATCGAGGGAAAATTATTTCAGGGTTAATTGTGAAGGAACAAAGAATATACTGAACTTTCTCGATAAAGGCAGGCTTAAACAGATTATTTTTCTCAGCACGGTGTCGGTATATGGAGATATATCAAACAATGTGGCTCCGGATGAAAATACGCCGACTAATCCGGAAGACTTCTATGGTGAAAGTAAATTGGCGGCGGAAAATGCAATCAGGGGGTTTTCTGAGAAATACCATATACCTTATACAATCTTCAGGTTGGTTCCCGTTTATGGGGACCTTTTTTTACTGAATATCAATAAAAGGATATATTTGCCGGGGAAGATAGCTTTTTATAAAATAGGGGCTGGGCGGCAATGTCTGTCGCTTGTTTCTGTTAATAATGTTGTTGATATTGTTGCTGCGTGCATAAATAATCCATTGTTTTTTAATGAAACTTTTATTGTGAAAGATGTGGAGGATTATTCGATTAACGGGATAATAGCAACTTTCAAAGATATGTATTCGCAAAGAGGCAAACCTGTTGTGCGGATACCATTGTGCATTCCTGAGACAGCTTTTAAGTTACTGGGTCTTGTTATGCCCGAAAAGGCTAAGTTTTATGAATATCAATTGAAGAAGATCGCCAAAGATGCTGTGTATTCAGGGGGGAAGCTTCGTTCGAGAGTTCAATTGAAATGGAACATAAAAAACACGCTGAAACAGTTGAGTAGGTGA
- a CDS encoding sugar transferase — MNNKRIFDIVAATILSSILCIPMLVVTVMVKLSSRGLVLHWSDRIGIDNKIFKMPKFRTMRIDTPDVATHLLENPDTYLTPIGPFLRKFSLDEFPQLWSVLKGDMSFVGPRPALYNQDDLIKQRTKKGIHKIIPGITGWAQVNGRDKLPIPVKVEYDEYYLKNRSFLFDLKILWLTFYKVVKTEGVKH; from the coding sequence GTGAATAATAAGCGTATTTTCGATATTGTTGCGGCCACAATTTTATCAAGTATTCTTTGCATACCGATGCTGGTAGTGACGGTTATGGTGAAGCTAAGCTCCAGGGGGCTGGTGTTGCACTGGTCGGATAGGATAGGGATAGACAATAAAATATTTAAAATGCCAAAATTTAGAACAATGCGCATAGATACTCCTGATGTTGCTACGCACCTTTTAGAAAATCCTGATACTTACTTAACCCCTATAGGTCCTTTCCTGCGAAAGTTCAGTCTGGATGAATTTCCACAATTATGGAGTGTTTTAAAAGGCGATATGAGTTTTGTGGGGCCTCGCCCTGCTCTATATAATCAGGATGACCTTATTAAACAGAGAACAAAAAAAGGAATACATAAGATTATTCCCGGCATAACAGGATGGGCGCAGGTGAATGGCAGGGACAAACTGCCTATCCCAGTGAAAGTAGAATATGACGAATACTATTTGAAAAACAGATCGTTTTTATTTGATCTCAAGATATTATGGCTAACTTTCTATAAAGTTGTCAAAACAGAAGGGGTTAAACACTAA
- a CDS encoding nucleoside-diphosphate sugar epimerase/dehydratase — translation MNLMSPSHAKRFLFFIFFDIVLIAFSLLFSFFFHFDFDLNVPYLTLMPGVLPYFIVIKLLSFGIFRVYRMTWRYVGIFDLVNIVIALVVSAMVLIILSLPISSFLHLNLSITGFPKRIILEDSIISVFLISILRISKRLYLEVIRKKRPTKMSKRTIIIGAGNTGEMLIRDMARNNFNEFYPIGFLDNDKTKVGTYIHGVKVLDTTDRLKDIISIHSANALIIAIPSLNHTILKDIYDSAKKLNVGTVKIVPRIYNFDKPDMNLKGLEDISIEDLIGRQSVKIDYKEIRNFLNYKSVLITGAGGSIGAEIVSQVCAFNPAMVILFDIDETELHNLGLKLNRLFPHMSGQVHYITGDVRDEMRLKEVFEGYRPQIVFHAAAYKHVPMMEYNPKEAVKVNIFGTYNLAKTAVECGVERFIMISTDKAVRPTSIMGATKRMAEHVCKAMNNFEFRISNFKLKSETRIETNTDSLNPSTPQPLNPSTKFISVRFGNVLGSRGSVLPLFLDQLKHGGPLTVTHKDMKRYFMTIPEAVSLVLQASGMGEGGEVFVLDMGEPVNIIDVAEELIRIHGLEPYKDIDIEFTGLRPGEKLFEEILTAEEGTVASKHEKVFIAKNSEKYSLENIEEILKEFRELIAEPSIGNNGKVKEILKKYVKHYEEPE, via the coding sequence ATGAATTTAATGTCCCCCTCCCATGCCAAACGATTTTTATTTTTTATTTTTTTTGATATTGTATTAATTGCGTTTTCCCTCCTTTTTTCCTTCTTTTTTCATTTTGATTTTGATCTGAATGTTCCCTATCTAACCCTTATGCCGGGGGTGTTGCCTTATTTTATAGTGATTAAGCTGCTTTCCTTCGGAATATTCAGGGTATACCGGATGACTTGGAGATATGTAGGTATATTTGACCTTGTAAATATTGTCATTGCTCTTGTTGTTTCGGCAATGGTATTAATAATCCTGAGTCTGCCTATATCATCATTCTTGCACCTTAACTTATCTATTACAGGTTTCCCTAAAAGGATTATCCTTGAGGATAGTATCATTTCTGTATTTCTTATCTCAATTTTAAGAATATCGAAAAGGCTATACCTGGAAGTAATAAGGAAGAAAAGACCAACCAAAATGAGCAAAAGAACAATTATTATCGGGGCTGGAAATACTGGCGAGATGCTTATCAGGGATATGGCACGTAACAATTTTAACGAGTTTTATCCTATTGGATTTCTTGATAATGATAAGACTAAGGTAGGAACATATATACATGGAGTAAAGGTGCTCGATACAACAGATAGATTAAAAGATATTATTTCAATACATAGCGCCAATGCTTTAATAATAGCCATACCTTCTCTGAACCATACAATTCTTAAGGATATATACGATTCAGCTAAAAAATTAAACGTAGGTACCGTAAAGATTGTCCCCCGCATTTACAATTTTGATAAACCGGATATGAACCTTAAAGGGCTTGAAGATATAAGTATTGAAGACCTTATTGGGCGTCAGTCTGTTAAAATTGATTACAAAGAAATTAGGAACTTTTTAAATTACAAATCGGTCCTCATTACAGGCGCAGGGGGTTCGATAGGTGCTGAAATTGTTAGCCAGGTGTGTGCCTTTAATCCTGCCATGGTAATTCTTTTCGATATTGATGAGACAGAATTGCATAACCTCGGTCTTAAACTCAATAGACTATTTCCTCACATGTCCGGACAGGTACATTACATAACCGGCGATGTAAGGGATGAAATGAGGTTGAAAGAAGTTTTTGAGGGCTACCGGCCGCAGATTGTATTCCATGCCGCTGCATACAAACATGTGCCTATGATGGAATATAACCCGAAGGAGGCTGTGAAAGTAAATATTTTTGGCACATATAATCTTGCAAAGACGGCAGTGGAGTGTGGTGTTGAAAGATTTATCATGATTTCTACCGATAAAGCGGTGAGACCGACAAGTATCATGGGCGCGACAAAAAGAATGGCAGAGCATGTTTGTAAAGCGATGAATAATTTCGAATTTCGAATTTCTAATTTCAAATTGAAGAGCGAAACAAGAATTGAAACAAATACCGATTCACTCAACCCCTCAACCCCTCAACCCCTCAACCCCTCAACTAAATTCATATCCGTCCGGTTCGGTAATGTGCTGGGGAGCAGAGGTAGTGTGTTGCCGCTTTTTCTTGACCAGTTGAAACATGGCGGACCTCTTACGGTAACACATAAAGATATGAAAAGATATTTTATGACCATTCCAGAAGCAGTGTCTCTTGTGTTGCAGGCGTCTGGAATGGGCGAAGGAGGTGAGGTCTTTGTTCTTGATATGGGTGAACCGGTAAATATCATCGATGTAGCAGAAGAACTGATAAGGATACACGGTCTGGAACCATACAAGGATATTGATATAGAATTCACAGGCTTACGACCTGGGGAAAAGCTTTTTGAAGAGATCCTTACTGCCGAAGAAGGCACTGTTGCAAGCAAGCACGAGAAGGTTTTTATCGCAAAAAACAGTGAAAAATATTCCCTGGAGAACATCGAAGAAATCCTGAAGGAGTTCAGGGAGCTTATAGCGGAACCTTCGATCGGCAACAACGGTAAAGTAAAAGAAATACTTAAAAAATATGTGAAACATTATGAAGAACCGGAATAG